Proteins found in one Coffea eugenioides isolate CCC68of chromosome 5, Ceug_1.0, whole genome shotgun sequence genomic segment:
- the LOC113770514 gene encoding 1-aminocyclopropane-1-carboxylate oxidase 1-like, with protein sequence MENFPVINMKNLNGDKRASTMEHIKDACENWGFFELVNHGIPHEMMDTVERLTKGHYKKCMEQRFKELVASKALEGVQAEITNMDWESTFFLRHLPVSNISQVPDLDDEYRTLMKEFAVRLEKLAEELLDLLCENLGLEKGYLKKAFYGSKGPNFGTKVSNYPPCPKPELIKGLRPHTDAGGVILLFQDDKVSGLQLLKGDQWVDVPPMKHSIVVNLGDQLEVITNGKYKSVLHRVIAQTDGNRMSLASFYNPGNDAVIYPAPALLEKEAEERKEVYPKFVFDDYMKLYAGLKFQAKEPRFELMKNVEANVTMGPIATA encoded by the exons ATGGAGAACTTCCCAGTAATCAACATGAAAAACCTCAATGGTGACAAGAGAGCTTCCACCATGGAGCATATAAAGGATGCTTGTGAAAACTGGGGTTTCTTTGAG TTGGTGAACCATGGAATCCCACACGAGATGATGGACACAGTTGAAAGATTGACAAAAGGTCATTACAAGAAATGCATGGAGCAAAGGTTCAAGGAGTTGGTGGCAAGCAAGGCTTTAGAGGGTGTACAAGCTGAGATTACTAATATGGATTGGGAGAGCACATTTTTCTTGCGCCACCTTCCTGTCTCAAACATTTCACAAGTCCCTGATCTAGATGATGAATACAG GACCCTCATGAAGGAGTTTGCTGTAAGATTAGAAAAATTGGCTGAAGAACTTCTTGATTTACTATGTGAAAATCTTGGTCTTGAGAAGGGCTATTTGAAGAAAGCCTTTTATGGTTCAAAAGGTCCCAATTTTGGCACCAAGGTTAGCAACTACCCTCCATGTCCCAAGCCAGAATTGATTAAGGGACTTCGACCACACACTGATGCTGGTGGGGTTATCTTGCTTTTCCAAGATGATAAAGTaagtggtctacaactcctcaaGGGTGATCAATGGGTTGATGTCCCTCCAATGAAGCACTCTATTGTGGTCAACCTTGGTGACCAACTCGAG GTGATTACCAATGGAAAATACAAAAGTGTGCTCCACCGAGTCATAGCTCAAACAGATGGAAATAGGATGTCACTTGCTTCATTCTACAATCCAGGCAATGATGCAGTTATTTATCCAGCACCAGCACTACTGGAAAAAGaagcagaagaaagaaaagaagtctACCCAAAATTTGTTTTTGATGACTACATGAAACTGTATGCTGGACTTAAATTCCAGGCCAAAGAGCCAAGATTTGAACTCATGAAGAACGTGGAAGCCAATGTTACCATGGGTCCAATTGCAACTGCCTAG
- the LOC113770617 gene encoding 1-aminocyclopropane-1-carboxylate oxidase 1-like, translated as MENFPVINMKNLNGNKRASTMEHIKDACENWGFFELVNHGIPHEMMDTVERLTKGHYKKCMEQRFKELVASKALEGVQAEVTDMDWESTFFLRHLPVSNISQVPDLDDEYRTLMTEFAVRLEKLAEELLDLLCENLGLGKGYLKKAFYGSKGPNFGTKVSNYPPCPKPELIKGLRPHTDAGGIILLFQDDKVSGLQLLKGDQWIDVPPMKHSIVANLGDQLEVITNGKYKSVLHRVIAQTDGNRMSLASFYNPGNDAVIYPAPALLEKEAEERKEVYPKFVFDDYMKLYAGLKFQAKEPRFELMKNVEANVTMGPIATA; from the exons ATGGAGAACTTCCCAGTAATCAACATGAAAAACCTCAATGGTAACAAGAGAGCTTCCACCATGGAGCATATAAAGGATGCTTGTGAAAACTGGGGTTTCTTTGAG TTGGTGAACCATGGAATCCCACACGAGATGATGGACACAGTTGAAAGATTGACAAAAGGTCATTACAAGAAATGCATGGAGCAAAGGTTCAAGGAGTTGGTGGCAAGCAAGGCTTTAGAGGGTGTACAAGCTGAGGTTACGGATATGGATTGGGAGAGCACATTTTTCTTGCGCCACCTTCCTGTCTCAAACATTTCACAAGTCCCTGATCTAGATGATGAATACAG GACCCTCATGACGGAGTTTGCTGTAAGATTAGAAAAATTGGCTGAAGAACTTCTTGATTTACTATGTGAAAATCTTGGTCTTGGGAAGGGCTATTTGAAGAAAGCCTTTTATGGTTCAAAAGGTCCCAATTTTGGCACCAAGGTTAGCAACTACCCTCCATGTCCCAAGCCAGAATTGATTAAGGGACTTCGACCACACACTGATGCTGGTGGGATTATCTTGCTTTTCCAAGATGATAAAGTaagtggtctacaactcctcaaGGGTGATCAATGGATTGATGTCCCTCCAATGAAGCACTCTATTGTGGCCAACCTTGGTGACCAACTCGAG GTGATTACCAATGGAAAATACAAAAGTGTGCTCCACCGAGTCATAGCTCAAACAGATGGAAATAGGATGTCACTTGCTTCATTCTACAATCCAGGCAATGATGCAGTTATTTATCCAGCACCAGCACTACTGGAAAAAGaagcagaagaaagaaaagaagtctACCCAAAATTTGTTTTTGATGACTACATGAAACTGTATGCTGGACTTAAATTCCAGGCCAAAGAGCCAAGATTTGAACTCATGAAGAACGTGGAAGCCAATGTTACCATGGGTCCAATTGCAACTGCCTAG